Proteins encoded together in one Chryseobacterium taklimakanense window:
- a CDS encoding FAD-dependent oxidoreductase, which translates to MNRDGNHKSFWQDAQKEHHNAKPTVNDFETIIVGAGITGISLAIELQRRGQKCLVLEKNTIGFGTTGGTTAFINNFFDESYDSLISKFGEDKAQTVADHALKTVSIIKNNIERYGIDCDFEESSFYLFSAEKKQDKPLEKILEAHDKLNVETSSTEEFPFDLIPRKVIEIKGQAQFHPLKYITALSDRFEANGGLLLTGTFVKGYERMNDTLKIETDDGEIFTAKHLVWATHIPPGNNRFNLLLAPYRSYALAAKISYKPEGFPQAADIYDAYHYFRYDKKDGEYFLIVGGFDHKTGHEADSEQPFADLVQYTKNHFNINEISEQWSSQYYVPADGLPYIGKMPGEEHVYIATGYNGNGITWGTLASHVLADLIQNKDNELADIVSPSRIEIKASAASALKENSDAVFQLVKDQLLAGKSAELNEIANGEGKVIEFKGKKVAAYRNDEGNISFLSAVCPHMGCTVKFNTAEKSWDCPCHGSRFDLEGNVLNIPATTGLDKI; encoded by the coding sequence ATGAACCGCGACGGAAACCATAAAAGTTTTTGGCAAGATGCCCAAAAAGAACACCACAACGCCAAACCTACCGTAAATGATTTTGAAACCATCATTGTTGGCGCAGGAATTACGGGAATATCACTGGCCATCGAACTGCAGAGGCGCGGCCAGAAATGCCTTGTACTGGAGAAAAATACCATTGGTTTCGGCACCACCGGCGGCACGACAGCCTTTATCAATAATTTTTTTGATGAATCGTACGACAGCCTCATCAGTAAATTCGGTGAAGACAAAGCGCAGACGGTTGCCGACCATGCGCTCAAAACCGTATCAATTATCAAAAACAATATTGAAAGGTACGGCATAGACTGTGATTTTGAGGAAAGCAGTTTTTACCTTTTCAGTGCCGAAAAAAAGCAGGACAAACCACTTGAAAAGATCCTCGAAGCCCATGATAAACTGAACGTCGAAACTTCTTCGACAGAAGAATTCCCTTTTGACCTCATTCCGCGAAAAGTGATTGAGATCAAAGGCCAGGCGCAGTTTCATCCCCTGAAATACATCACTGCACTTTCCGACCGGTTCGAGGCTAACGGCGGCCTTCTGCTCACCGGTACTTTTGTAAAAGGCTACGAACGGATGAATGACACCCTGAAAATTGAAACCGATGACGGTGAAATATTTACTGCAAAGCACCTGGTTTGGGCGACCCATATCCCGCCCGGGAACAACCGCTTCAACCTGCTATTAGCGCCTTACCGCAGTTATGCCCTGGCAGCGAAGATCAGTTACAAGCCGGAAGGTTTCCCACAGGCAGCCGATATTTACGATGCGTACCACTATTTCCGCTACGATAAAAAGGATGGCGAATACTTCCTCATCGTCGGTGGTTTTGATCATAAAACTGGTCATGAAGCTGATTCTGAGCAGCCTTTCGCTGACCTCGTACAGTATACCAAAAACCATTTTAACATCAACGAAATCAGTGAACAGTGGTCTTCTCAATATTACGTTCCCGCGGACGGACTGCCCTATATCGGGAAAATGCCGGGCGAAGAACACGTATACATTGCCACCGGCTATAACGGCAACGGCATCACGTGGGGTACGCTCGCTTCTCATGTCCTGGCGGATTTAATTCAGAATAAAGACAATGAACTGGCTGATATTGTTTCGCCGTCTCGAATTGAAATCAAAGCGAGCGCCGCCAGTGCTTTGAAGGAAAACTCGGACGCGGTTTTCCAACTGGTGAAAGACCAGCTTCTTGCCGGAAAATCAGCAGAACTGAATGAAATTGCCAACGGCGAAGGGAAAGTGATTGAATTTAAAGGCAAAAAAGTAGCCGCTTACAGGAACGATGAAGGAAATATTTCTTTCCTCTCGGCGGTTTGCCCGCATATGGGCTGTACCGTCAAATTCAACACCGCGGAGAAGTCATGGGACTGCCCGTGCCACGGCTCCCGTTTCGACCTGGAGGGAAATGTGCTCAACATTCCCGCAACCACCGGACTGGATAAAATTTAA
- a CDS encoding Gfo/Idh/MocA family protein: protein MKEYKMQGTPPAHIPVKTDSPILLEGIHSKEPEPMPINYPEDQQIGYAVIGLGHLTLGEILPALKECKKSKIAALVSGHPEKLKKTGLMYNVPESSQYSYEDFDEIANNDDVDAVFIVLPNSMHKEFTIRSAKAGKHVLCEKPMAISSDECREMIEACKAASVKLMIAYRIQYEPFNTYVKNQIREKAIGTVKFVEAQNGQSSGNPDHWRYKKALSGGGALPDIGIYCLNTTRFILDAEPEEVFAYQYSNPKDPHFKEIDEMVNWQMKFPGGVVAQCSTSYQIHTSKRYRVVGDEGWLNLDNAYGYVGQKLLHGKPEEHTPVQEISIKHVNQFAQEMDYFSDCILNDTQPYTSGEVGLQDQIIIEAIYESAKTGNAVSLKGKLQKNLNRGKEPSI, encoded by the coding sequence ATGAAAGAATATAAAATGCAGGGCACGCCACCAGCTCACATTCCAGTAAAAACTGATTCACCCATATTACTGGAAGGCATCCACAGCAAAGAGCCAGAACCCATGCCCATTAACTACCCTGAGGACCAGCAGATCGGCTATGCCGTGATAGGTTTGGGGCATCTCACTTTAGGTGAAATCTTGCCCGCTTTAAAGGAATGTAAAAAATCAAAGATCGCCGCTCTAGTGAGTGGCCATCCCGAAAAACTGAAGAAAACCGGGCTGATGTACAACGTTCCGGAAAGTTCACAGTATTCGTATGAAGATTTTGATGAAATCGCCAATAACGATGATGTAGATGCCGTTTTCATCGTTCTTCCGAACAGCATGCACAAGGAATTCACCATCCGGAGTGCCAAAGCCGGGAAGCACGTCCTTTGTGAGAAACCAATGGCCATAAGTTCGGACGAGTGCCGCGAAATGATTGAAGCCTGTAAAGCCGCCAGCGTAAAGCTGATGATCGCCTACCGGATCCAGTACGAACCTTTTAATACTTATGTCAAAAATCAGATCAGGGAAAAAGCCATCGGCACAGTAAAATTTGTGGAAGCGCAGAACGGGCAGTCCAGTGGAAACCCCGATCACTGGCGTTACAAAAAAGCACTTTCCGGTGGCGGCGCTTTGCCGGACATTGGAATTTATTGCCTCAATACCACGCGGTTTATCCTGGATGCAGAACCGGAAGAAGTTTTTGCCTACCAGTACAGCAATCCGAAAGATCCTCATTTTAAGGAGATCGATGAGATGGTGAACTGGCAGATGAAATTCCCGGGCGGCGTTGTGGCGCAGTGCTCCACCAGTTACCAAATCCACACTTCGAAAAGATACCGGGTTGTGGGGGATGAAGGCTGGCTGAACCTTGACAATGCTTACGGCTACGTTGGGCAGAAGCTTTTGCACGGCAAGCCGGAAGAACATACACCGGTACAGGAAATCAGCATCAAGCATGTGAACCAGTTCGCACAGGAAATGGATTATTTCTCCGACTGTATCCTAAATGACACACAGCCCTATACCTCCGGCGAAGTCGGCCTTCAGGACCAGATCATCATTGAAGCCATTTATGAGTCCGCCAAAACCGGAAACGCCGTTTCACTGAAAGGAAAACTGCAGAAAAACCTTAACCGTGGCAAAGAACCCAGCATCTAA
- a CDS encoding aldo/keto reductase, with translation MKNRILKIEHEVGLGGVAIGTAFENITDKQAEDILTGAWAAGVRHYDTSPWYGLTKSERRFGEFLKTKNRGEFIFSTKVGRLFEPVSESEVPPVMWKNPLNYNFRHDYTCDAVMRSIEDSLERTGLDYIDIIYVHDLSEDQVGDRYKFFMEQAKNGAFKTLSKLRDEGVIKAWGMGVNKIEPILECIKDADPDICLSATQYSILEHDDEVEYLLPAVKKAGVSLVSGAGYNSGYIAGRKRYNYKEQIPVKIEEKKKKMDTVAKKHHVDLVHAALQFVLAADAFAAIIPGASTPQQVTDNVKARTTEIPKVFWDDLRAEELIHKNAETPT, from the coding sequence ATGAAAAACAGAATCTTAAAAATAGAGCACGAAGTCGGTCTTGGCGGTGTAGCCATAGGAACCGCATTTGAAAATATCACCGACAAACAGGCGGAAGACATACTTACCGGCGCATGGGCTGCAGGAGTGAGGCATTATGACACCTCACCATGGTATGGCCTTACCAAAAGCGAAAGACGTTTCGGAGAATTCCTAAAAACCAAGAACCGCGGGGAATTTATATTTTCTACGAAAGTCGGCCGACTCTTCGAACCCGTTTCCGAATCTGAAGTGCCGCCGGTGATGTGGAAAAACCCGCTCAACTATAATTTCAGGCACGATTATACTTGTGATGCTGTGATGCGGTCGATCGAGGATAGCCTGGAACGTACCGGCTTGGATTACATCGACATCATTTATGTTCACGACCTTTCGGAAGATCAGGTTGGCGACCGTTACAAATTTTTTATGGAACAGGCCAAGAACGGTGCCTTCAAAACACTCTCCAAGCTTCGGGACGAAGGCGTGATAAAAGCCTGGGGAATGGGCGTGAACAAAATAGAGCCCATTTTGGAATGTATCAAAGATGCGGATCCCGACATTTGTTTATCGGCCACACAATACTCAATTCTGGAACATGATGATGAGGTGGAATACCTTTTACCTGCTGTGAAAAAAGCGGGCGTTTCCCTGGTTTCAGGAGCGGGCTACAATTCAGGTTATATTGCAGGCAGAAAACGCTACAACTACAAGGAACAAATCCCGGTGAAAATAGAGGAGAAAAAGAAAAAGATGGATACCGTGGCAAAAAAGCATCATGTGGATTTGGTGCATGCTGCGTTACAGTTCGTCCTGGCAGCCGATGCATTTGCGGCAATTATACCCGGAGCGAGCACTCCGCAGCAGGTCACAGACAATGTGAAAGCCCGGACAACGGAAATTCCAAAAGTATTCTGGGACGACCTTCGCGCAGAAGAACTGATCCACAAAAATGCGGAAACTCCCACTTAA
- a CDS encoding DUF421 domain-containing protein: MKFIPENPADIFIPEMPLIEILLRGIILYFLILFILRVLPRRSAGELGAMDLVFILLLTEAASHALGDFTTLGDGMIMLVVFVICNYVVNYLTYHHGFFRKLFEHRPVQIIKDGRLIYRNMRRELITKDELMANLRENGIEDVSDVKKAFVESEGNISFIKYEEKG; the protein is encoded by the coding sequence ATGAAATTCATTCCCGAAAATCCTGCAGACATCTTCATTCCCGAAATGCCGCTTATTGAAATACTTTTAAGAGGAATTATTCTCTATTTTTTGATCCTGTTCATCCTCAGAGTTCTCCCGCGCCGGAGTGCGGGCGAACTGGGTGCGATGGATTTGGTTTTCATTCTGTTGCTGACGGAGGCGGCTTCCCATGCGCTCGGTGATTTTACCACGCTTGGCGACGGCATGATCATGCTGGTGGTTTTTGTGATATGCAATTATGTCGTGAATTACCTTACCTATCATCATGGGTTTTTCCGGAAACTGTTTGAACACAGGCCTGTGCAAATTATCAAAGACGGAAGGCTTATTTACAGAAACATGCGCAGAGAGCTCATCACGAAAGACGAACTGATGGCGAATCTCCGGGAGAACGGTATTGAAGACGTTTCCGACGTGAAAAAAGCCTTCGTGGAAAGCGAAGGCAATATTTCATTTATTAAATATGAAGAAAAAGGGTAG
- the pruA gene encoding L-glutamate gamma-semialdehyde dehydrogenase has translation MSKAISQVPYAVNEPVRSYEPGSPEVKSLIATYKQMWKEKVEIPMYIGNKEVKTDKKVRIESPQDHQHDLGFFYEGDMSHVDMAIEAALAAKKDWNALGWEQRASIFLKAAELVAGPYRDRLNAATMIGQGKNVMQAEIDSACEFIDFLRFNVEFMTEMYAEQPVSSEGIWNRSEYRPLEGFCFAVTPFNFTAIAGNLPSCMAMMGNVVVWKPSMSQVYSAQVIMEIFKEAGLPDGVINLIYTDGAQTAEKVLSHPDFAGLHFTGSTSVFQGMWKMIGDNIHKYKTYPRIVGETGGKDFVMVHPSADAAAVATALVRGAFEYQGQKCSAASRAYMPKSLWEEVKTIMGKQLETVKMGSPEDPSNFVNAVIHRGSFEKCKKYIDAAREASDSKIIFGGNYDDKTGYFVEPTVIEVENPNYVSMCEEIFGPILSVYVYEDQNWKETLKLVDETSIYSLTGSIFAKDRYAIDEAYHALENAAGNFYINDKPTGAVVGQQPFGGARASGTNDKAGSKMNLMRWVSVRSVKETFVSPKDYKYPFLG, from the coding sequence ATGTCTAAAGCTATTTCACAGGTTCCTTACGCGGTAAACGAGCCTGTAAGAAGTTACGAGCCCGGTTCACCGGAGGTAAAATCCCTGATCGCCACTTATAAGCAAATGTGGAAAGAGAAAGTGGAAATCCCGATGTACATCGGCAATAAAGAGGTGAAGACGGACAAAAAAGTGCGCATAGAATCTCCACAGGACCATCAGCACGACCTTGGCTTCTTCTACGAAGGTGACATGAGCCACGTAGACATGGCAATTGAAGCTGCTTTGGCTGCCAAAAAAGACTGGAATGCCCTGGGCTGGGAACAGCGTGCCTCCATCTTCCTGAAAGCTGCAGAACTCGTTGCCGGCCCATACCGGGACAGGCTGAACGCGGCTACGATGATCGGACAGGGGAAAAACGTAATGCAGGCTGAGATCGATTCAGCGTGTGAGTTCATCGACTTCCTGAGATTCAATGTAGAATTCATGACGGAAATGTACGCCGAGCAGCCCGTATCCAGCGAAGGCATCTGGAACCGTTCAGAATACAGGCCTCTGGAAGGGTTCTGCTTTGCGGTGACGCCTTTCAACTTTACGGCGATTGCCGGAAACCTACCTTCATGTATGGCGATGATGGGCAACGTGGTGGTTTGGAAACCGTCCATGTCACAGGTATATTCGGCACAGGTGATCATGGAAATTTTCAAAGAAGCCGGACTTCCGGACGGCGTGATCAACCTGATCTACACCGACGGTGCACAGACGGCAGAGAAAGTACTCTCCCACCCTGATTTTGCAGGGCTTCACTTTACAGGTTCTACATCAGTTTTCCAGGGTATGTGGAAAATGATCGGCGACAACATCCACAAATACAAAACATACCCAAGAATCGTGGGGGAAACCGGTGGCAAAGATTTCGTGATGGTACACCCTTCTGCCGACGCCGCTGCCGTGGCTACTGCTTTGGTAAGGGGTGCTTTCGAATACCAGGGACAGAAATGTTCAGCAGCATCGCGGGCTTACATGCCCAAATCGCTTTGGGAGGAAGTAAAAACAATCATGGGTAAACAGCTGGAAACTGTAAAAATGGGATCCCCTGAAGATCCGTCAAACTTTGTAAACGCAGTAATCCACAGAGGTTCTTTTGAGAAGTGTAAAAAATACATCGATGCTGCCAGAGAAGCTTCAGATTCAAAAATTATTTTTGGCGGAAACTACGATGACAAGACCGGATATTTTGTGGAACCAACGGTCATCGAGGTTGAAAACCCGAACTATGTTTCTATGTGCGAAGAAATTTTCGGCCCAATCCTTTCCGTTTATGTCTATGAAGACCAAAACTGGAAAGAAACTTTGAAACTTGTTGATGAAACTTCGATATATTCTCTAACAGGTTCTATCTTCGCCAAAGACCGTTATGCGATCGACGAAGCTTACCACGCCCTTGAAAATGCGGCCGGCAACTTCTATATCAACGACAAACCGACCGGTGCGGTTGTAGGCCAGCAGCCATTCGGCGGCGCGAGAGCTTCCGGTACGAATGACAAAGCGGGATCCAAGATGAACCTGATGCGTTGGGTGTCCGTAAGAAGCGTGAAAGAAACCTTTGTTTCTCCCAAAGATTATAAATATCCATTCTTAGGGTAA
- a CDS encoding copper resistance protein NlpE codes for MKKMIMPVLVMSLALMSCKKNDNTETAVSTTDSTATAVVTNDTATAATGDTTAISVDWAGAYAGTLPCASCPGIETQLTLNDDKTYTLESNYLEEKDGKFTDQGTFTFSDDGSFITLKDAKKADENRVFFVGEGKVWMAEKVGDRSMKKDYQLVKQ; via the coding sequence ATGAAAAAGATGATCATGCCGGTTCTGGTGATGAGCCTGGCTTTAATGTCGTGCAAGAAAAATGATAATACGGAAACTGCCGTTTCAACCACCGACTCTACAGCCACAGCAGTGGTAACCAACGATACGGCTACCGCTGCAACCGGTGATACCACCGCTATTTCTGTGGACTGGGCCGGAGCTTACGCGGGAACCCTGCCGTGTGCAAGCTGCCCAGGTATTGAAACTCAACTCACTTTAAACGACGACAAAACCTATACGCTGGAAAGCAATTACCTTGAAGAAAAAGACGGGAAATTCACCGATCAAGGAACATTCACTTTCTCGGATGACGGTTCATTCATCACCCTGAAGGATGCAAAGAAAGCCGATGAAAACCGAGTATTTTTCGTAGGTGAAGGCAAAGTATGGATGGCTGAAAAAGTGGGTGACAGATCCATGAAAAAAGATTATCAACTTGTAAAGCAGTAG
- a CDS encoding 3-oxoacyl-ACP synthase III family protein, with the protein MIKSTIKGIGHYVPENVVTNDDLASLMNTSDAWITERTGIRQRRHRKNRNDSRETTAYLGFRASEMAIKNAGLTAKDIDYIVFATLSPDYFFPGCGVLLQEMLGCDTIGALDVRNQCSGFVYAMSVANAFIKSGTYKNIMVVGAEVHSFGLDFSDAGRGVSVIFGDGAGAVVLSAGEDEKAGDILSFNMHSEGKYADELCTKFPGSKYGWSDRMRLEPENVTDAEIYPVMNGNFVFKHAVSRFPETMNEALQKAGKTVKDLDMFIPHQANLRIAQYVQQQFGLPDEKVFNNIQKYGNTTAASIPLALSEAIHSGKIKRGDLVLLSAFGSGFTWGSVLFEY; encoded by the coding sequence ATGATTAAAAGTACCATAAAAGGGATTGGTCATTACGTGCCGGAAAACGTGGTAACCAATGATGACCTCGCCAGCCTGATGAACACCAGCGATGCATGGATTACTGAGCGTACGGGCATCAGGCAGCGCCGCCACCGCAAAAACCGCAACGATTCCCGCGAAACTACCGCCTATTTAGGCTTCAGGGCTTCTGAAATGGCGATTAAAAATGCCGGCCTTACTGCTAAAGATATTGATTATATTGTGTTTGCAACGCTTTCACCGGACTATTTTTTTCCGGGCTGCGGTGTTTTGCTGCAGGAAATGCTGGGTTGCGATACCATCGGTGCTCTGGATGTAAGAAACCAGTGTTCAGGCTTTGTGTACGCGATGAGTGTGGCAAATGCTTTCATAAAATCAGGAACCTATAAAAATATCATGGTAGTGGGTGCTGAAGTACACTCTTTCGGACTTGATTTTTCTGATGCCGGGAGAGGTGTTTCTGTGATCTTTGGCGACGGAGCGGGTGCTGTTGTTCTTTCTGCAGGCGAAGATGAAAAAGCGGGCGACATCCTTTCTTTCAATATGCATTCCGAAGGGAAATATGCCGATGAACTTTGTACCAAGTTTCCGGGATCCAAATACGGCTGGAGCGACCGTATGCGCCTGGAGCCGGAGAATGTGACCGATGCAGAGATCTATCCGGTTATGAACGGGAATTTTGTCTTCAAGCACGCGGTGAGCAGATTTCCTGAAACTATGAATGAAGCACTGCAAAAAGCCGGTAAAACAGTGAAAGACCTCGATATGTTTATCCCGCATCAGGCGAATTTAAGAATTGCCCAGTACGTGCAGCAGCAGTTTGGACTGCCTGATGAGAAAGTGTTCAACAACATCCAGAAATACGGTAATACCACCGCAGCTTCCATTCCTTTGGCATTGAGCGAGGCCATTCATTCAGGTAAAATAAAAAGAGGGGATCTGGTATTGCTGTCCGCCTTCGGAAGTGGCTTCACCTGGGGAAGTGTCCTTTTCGAATACTGA
- a CDS encoding magnesium transporter CorA family protein, with protein sequence MPIEILLKTDSCEWIDVEGATEQDLQFLHQRYDINELLLEDTIDPNHLPKYEEDGSLKFFLTRENTELERTNLNSISDVSTKLGIFIIDQLIITVHRMKNRSVMELKKEVLLHPEGQTADKIALNLALKVMKSYDEEAENILEILDNLENEIFLKNSNHSSQLRRLYKLKRKSGLNTRILNISADWIEKFRKLNLTDSETTDLKDKYKDVVADFDHLNAQITNLISMFLALSDQKANQVMKILAIYSMYFLPITFIAGVYGMNFEIMPELKQPLGYYAVLGFMALIVIITFIYVRRKRW encoded by the coding sequence ATGCCGATCGAGATTTTACTGAAAACCGACAGCTGCGAGTGGATTGATGTGGAAGGTGCCACCGAACAGGACCTCCAATTCCTGCACCAGCGCTATGACATCAACGAACTGTTGCTGGAAGATACCATCGATCCGAACCACCTGCCAAAATATGAAGAAGACGGCAGCCTGAAGTTTTTCCTCACCAGGGAAAATACCGAACTGGAACGCACCAACCTGAACAGCATCAGCGATGTAAGTACGAAACTTGGGATTTTCATCATAGATCAACTCATCATTACCGTACACCGGATGAAAAACCGCAGCGTTATGGAGCTGAAAAAAGAAGTTTTGCTGCATCCTGAGGGACAAACGGCCGACAAAATTGCTCTGAATCTGGCCCTGAAAGTGATGAAATCCTACGACGAGGAAGCGGAAAACATCCTGGAAATCCTCGACAATCTGGAGAATGAAATTTTCCTGAAGAACTCCAACCATTCCAGCCAACTGAGAAGGCTCTACAAACTGAAAAGAAAATCCGGCCTTAATACAAGAATCCTGAATATTTCCGCGGACTGGATTGAGAAATTCCGGAAACTGAACCTCACTGACTCTGAAACAACCGACCTGAAGGACAAATACAAGGATGTGGTTGCTGATTTCGACCATCTCAACGCGCAGATTACCAACCTGATTTCGATGTTTCTGGCCTTATCGGATCAAAAAGCGAATCAGGTGATGAAAATCCTGGCGATCTATTCGATGTATTTCCTTCCCATCACCTTTATTGCGGGGGTTTACGGTATGAACTTTGAAATAATGCCAGAACTGAAGCAGCCGCTGGGCTACTATGCGGTTTTAGGATTCATGGCGCTGATCGTCATCATCACCTTCATCTACGTGAGAAGGAAGCGCTGGTAG
- a CDS encoding SDR family oxidoreductase produces the protein MNFKGKRVLITGGASGIGKIMGRKALERGCSHLVIWDINQEGLLQTQAEFQTLDGKISLFQVDISDLEQIKSAAEKVNTQTGGIDILINNAGIVVGKYFHEHTHEQISKSMLVNSSALMHITAEFLRGMMARNLGAVCNIASSAGLISNPKMSVYAASKWAAVGWSDSLRLEMEQLKKNISVTTIMPFYISTGMFDGVKSKLLPILEPEKTSERIIKAIENDTKMLAMPLPYWFIRFSQGILPLPAFDWVMRNVFGIYDTMKDFKGRE, from the coding sequence ATGAATTTTAAAGGCAAAAGAGTCCTCATCACCGGCGGCGCTTCCGGCATCGGGAAAATTATGGGAAGAAAAGCGCTGGAACGCGGCTGCAGCCACTTGGTCATTTGGGATATCAATCAGGAAGGATTGCTGCAGACCCAGGCCGAATTTCAGACTTTGGACGGCAAAATCAGTCTGTTTCAGGTAGATATTTCGGATCTGGAACAGATAAAATCTGCCGCTGAAAAAGTAAACACTCAAACCGGAGGAATAGATATTCTGATTAATAATGCCGGAATTGTGGTCGGGAAATATTTTCACGAACATACCCACGAACAGATCAGCAAAAGTATGCTCGTCAACAGCAGCGCACTGATGCATATTACCGCAGAATTTTTACGGGGAATGATGGCGCGCAACTTGGGTGCTGTTTGCAATATTGCCTCATCTGCCGGCCTGATTTCGAACCCGAAAATGTCCGTTTATGCCGCCTCGAAATGGGCCGCTGTAGGCTGGAGCGACAGCCTCCGCCTGGAAATGGAGCAGCTGAAAAAGAATATTTCGGTGACTACGATTATGCCGTTCTACATCAGTACCGGAATGTTCGACGGTGTAAAATCTAAACTCCTCCCAATCCTGGAACCCGAAAAAACATCAGAAAGAATCATTAAAGCCATAGAAAACGATACCAAAATGCTCGCGATGCCACTGCCGTATTGGTTTATCAGATTTTCCCAGGGAATTTTACCGCTGCCCGCATTCGACTGGGTGATGCGGAATGTCTTCGGAATTTATGATACGATGAAGGATTTCAAAGGCAGAGAATAA
- a CDS encoding aldehyde dehydrogenase — protein MNYNEILERQREFFATHKTKNLKYRKEQLEKLKRIIQNNENLLNEAIYKDFGKSKADTFTTEISFVLNDIDYYLKNLNSLAKPKRVKTNLLNQPGTSKIYPEPLGNTLIIGAWNYPYQLTLSPAVAAIAAGNTVIAKPSEIAANTMQVMARIINENFNPDVFYCMEGGIEETTEILKEKFDKIFFTGSTRVGKIIYEAAAKHLTPVTLELGGKSPAIVTKNSDYKIAAKRIVWGKFLNAGQTCVAPDYVLVDQSIEEKFLEYLKEYIVEFNYREGSEHYTRIINQRNFSRLTNLIHKEKIYLGGNYSEQNLHIEPTVLRGVDWDDAVMKEEIFGPVLPVLTYNVLNEALNEITAHEKPLAAYIFTNDHGEKKLFTDKISFGGGCINDVVMHLSNGSLPFGGVGNSGIGSYHGKYGFETFSHQKAVLERATWGEPNLKYPPYTENKLKWIKRVL, from the coding sequence ATGAACTACAACGAAATACTGGAACGCCAAAGGGAATTTTTTGCGACTCATAAAACAAAAAATTTAAAATACAGAAAGGAACAGCTCGAAAAATTGAAACGCATCATCCAGAACAATGAAAACCTGCTTAATGAGGCTATTTACAAAGATTTTGGCAAGTCAAAAGCAGACACGTTCACCACAGAAATCTCTTTTGTGCTGAATGACATTGATTATTACCTGAAAAACCTGAACTCACTCGCAAAACCAAAACGTGTAAAAACCAATCTGCTGAATCAGCCCGGAACCAGCAAAATTTACCCGGAACCATTGGGGAATACTTTAATCATCGGGGCGTGGAACTATCCGTATCAGCTGACTTTATCCCCGGCAGTTGCAGCGATAGCCGCCGGAAATACCGTGATTGCAAAACCCAGCGAAATTGCAGCAAACACGATGCAGGTGATGGCCAGGATCATCAATGAAAATTTCAATCCCGATGTTTTTTACTGCATGGAAGGCGGCATCGAAGAAACCACCGAAATTCTGAAAGAAAAATTCGACAAAATATTCTTCACCGGAAGCACCCGGGTTGGCAAAATCATTTATGAGGCCGCTGCCAAACATTTAACGCCGGTAACGCTGGAGCTTGGCGGCAAATCCCCGGCCATCGTCACTAAAAACTCTGATTACAAAATTGCCGCAAAACGTATTGTATGGGGAAAATTCCTGAATGCGGGGCAAACCTGTGTAGCTCCGGATTACGTTCTGGTGGATCAATCGATCGAAGAAAAATTTCTGGAATACCTGAAAGAATATATTGTCGAATTCAATTACCGTGAAGGCAGCGAACACTACACGAGAATTATCAATCAACGGAATTTCAGCCGACTGACGAATTTAATCCATAAAGAAAAAATCTATCTGGGCGGAAATTACAGCGAACAAAACCTGCATATCGAACCCACAGTTTTGCGCGGGGTGGACTGGGATGATGCGGTGATGAAGGAAGAAATCTTCGGGCCGGTGCTGCCTGTTTTAACTTACAATGTGCTGAATGAAGCCCTGAACGAAATTACAGCACACGAAAAGCCTTTAGCGGCTTATATCTTTACGAATGACCATGGAGAAAAGAAACTTTTTACTGACAAAATCTCCTTCGGTGGCGGCTGCATCAATGATGTGGTGATGCACCTTTCCAACGGATCGCTTCCATTTGGGGGCGTAGGAAATTCAGGGATCGGCAGTTACCATGGAAAATATGGCTTTGAAACTTTCTCCCATCAAAAAGCAGTTCTGGAGCGCGCCACCTGGGGCGAACCGAATTTAAAGTATCCGCCTTACACAGAAAACAAACTGAAATGGATCAAGCGCGTGCTCTGA